From Streptomyces yatensis, one genomic window encodes:
- a CDS encoding toll/interleukin-1 receptor domain-containing protein, giving the protein MAEVFINYRTGDGEKTAALIKRELSYRFGENSAFRASESIAPGARYPEELLRSVRRSALLLAVIGSAWTRFAELRRPDDWVRKEILEAFECGVPVVPVLEGRKTERLNGTNLPPELERLAEVQSVRLDMQNAVADLRRLGDVVADMVPSLKAHERHDRPSPGADAVSNATGEVNGPVVQSRDITGDVGTVIKDSSGPVHTGKGDIYSNSRHISGGRHFSGDGMTYFEGDNQGGIHQRFGEGPRREGDDR; this is encoded by the coding sequence ATGGCCGAGGTATTCATCAACTACCGTACGGGCGACGGGGAGAAGACGGCTGCCCTGATCAAGAGGGAGCTGTCATACCGCTTCGGGGAGAACAGCGCATTCCGCGCCTCGGAATCCATCGCACCCGGCGCGCGCTACCCCGAGGAGTTGCTCCGAAGCGTTCGGCGCAGCGCTCTGTTGCTGGCTGTGATCGGGTCCGCGTGGACACGTTTCGCCGAGCTGCGCCGGCCGGACGACTGGGTCCGCAAGGAAATCCTCGAGGCGTTCGAGTGCGGAGTACCGGTCGTCCCCGTACTCGAGGGACGGAAGACGGAACGGCTGAATGGAACCAATCTTCCACCCGAGCTGGAGCGGCTCGCTGAGGTGCAATCCGTCCGGCTGGACATGCAGAACGCCGTGGCGGATCTCAGGCGCCTCGGCGACGTGGTCGCCGACATGGTGCCATCGCTCAAGGCACACGAGCGCCACGACCGGCCCTCCCCCGGCGCCGACGCGGTGAGCAATGCGACGGGGGAGGTCAACGGCCCGGTGGTACAGAGCCGGGACATCACCGGGGATGTGGGCACCGTGATCAAAGACAGCTCGGGCCCGGTTCACACGGGGAAAGGCGACATCTACAGCAACTCACGCCATATCTCCGGCGGGCGGCACTTTTCCGGCGACGGTATGACGTATTTCGAGGGGGACAATCAGGGAGGCATTCACCAGCGATTCGGTGAAGGCCCCCGCCGTGAGGGCGACGACCGGTGA
- a CDS encoding helix-turn-helix domain-containing protein produces MDGTEVRVSKPSIPFARELRQRRLDAGLTLTELAQRVHYSKGQLSKVERGIKAPSRDLARLCDAALEAGGALVALLPDPSTDARTEEPDGFDEEVWLMQLSTDGGSWFKPVPRRQVVSAGAASLMSLGAGGSEALSALGGAQVLEVSRSLFDHYRRLGQTVGPEFLLPGLIAQTHTLRETSTHADPRTRQQLLALGSRYAEYVGWLAQESGNERAALWWTQRAVDLAAAGGDRHLAGYALVRRALVTLYREDAKETIALARQAQDSTLPPRIRGLAAQREAQGHAIAGDRDACLRTLDIARELLARHTPDSDTPVIGTMHLPDPVGMITGWCLYDLGRPRESAETLDQQLAQVPPHALRTQVRYGVRRALAHAAAGDIEQACDLTAQLLGGAVAVSSATISADLRGLAHTLGRHPRNPSVRALAPQLGTSLRLITP; encoded by the coding sequence ATGGACGGTACGGAGGTGCGTGTGAGTAAGCCGTCCATTCCGTTCGCGCGAGAACTCCGGCAGCGACGCCTCGATGCCGGCCTGACCCTCACGGAGCTGGCGCAGAGGGTCCACTACAGCAAGGGGCAGCTGAGCAAGGTCGAGCGTGGGATCAAGGCTCCCAGCCGTGACCTGGCTCGTCTGTGCGATGCCGCCCTCGAGGCCGGGGGCGCACTCGTGGCACTGCTGCCGGATCCGTCCACCGACGCCCGTACCGAGGAGCCAGATGGTTTCGACGAGGAGGTATGGCTGATGCAACTGTCCACGGACGGCGGGAGCTGGTTCAAGCCCGTGCCCCGCAGGCAAGTGGTGAGCGCGGGCGCCGCCTCGCTGATGAGTCTGGGTGCGGGCGGCTCGGAGGCCTTGTCCGCACTGGGTGGCGCGCAGGTGCTGGAGGTGTCCCGTTCGCTGTTCGACCACTATCGGCGCCTCGGCCAGACGGTCGGTCCGGAGTTCCTCCTCCCCGGTCTCATCGCGCAGACACACACATTGCGGGAGACGTCCACCCACGCCGACCCGCGGACCCGCCAGCAGCTGCTCGCGCTCGGCTCCCGGTATGCGGAGTACGTCGGTTGGCTGGCACAGGAGTCCGGCAACGAACGGGCCGCGCTGTGGTGGACACAGCGTGCCGTCGACCTGGCCGCCGCTGGTGGTGACCGGCATCTGGCCGGGTACGCACTGGTGCGCCGGGCCCTGGTCACGCTGTACCGCGAGGACGCGAAGGAGACCATCGCGCTGGCCCGACAGGCCCAGGACAGCACCCTTCCCCCACGCATTCGAGGGCTTGCCGCCCAGCGTGAAGCCCAGGGACATGCGATCGCCGGCGACCGAGACGCTTGTCTGCGCACCCTCGACATAGCCCGCGAGTTGCTCGCACGCCATACCCCGGACTCCGACACACCCGTCATCGGAACCATGCATCTACCCGATCCGGTAGGCATGATCACAGGCTGGTGTCTTTACGACCTGGGACGTCCACGCGAGTCGGCCGAGACCCTCGACCAACAGCTGGCGCAAGTTCCCCCACACGCTCTGCGCACTCAAGTCCGCTACGGGGTGCGCCGCGCTCTCGCGCACGCGGCGGCTGGTGACATCGAGCAAGCCTGTGACCTGACAGCCCAATTGCTCGGCGGTGCCGTCGCGGTGAGTTCCGCGACCATCTCAGCCGACCTGCGCGGTCTCGCACACACTCTGGGCCGCCACCCACGCAATCCATCGGTCCGCGCACTTGCACCGCAGCTCGGCACTTCCTTACGTCTCATCACCCCATGA